In Brevundimonas sp. SGAir0440, one DNA window encodes the following:
- the miaA gene encoding tRNA (adenosine(37)-N6)-dimethylallyltransferase MiaA: MARETGAVIINADSQQLYADLRILTARPSVEDEAQADHRLYGVADAADAWSVGRWSRAVMALLDDIRDQGRSAILVGGTGLYFTSLTRGLADIPAVPTAVRDQMDADYKALGESAFRRRLGQIDPEAAQAIEQGDRQRLVRAMSVFIASGRALSAWKADTQPLLTPGSWTGWVREPERQQLYANCDQRVDLMIDQGAMDEVQALMDRGLNPALPAMKAVGVRELAAYLSGDLARDEAIAALKQATRNYAKRQLTWFRNQTPDWRRD, translated from the coding sequence ATGGCGCGCGAAACGGGCGCGGTGATCATCAACGCCGACAGCCAGCAGCTTTACGCCGACCTGCGCATCCTGACGGCCCGCCCGTCGGTTGAAGATGAAGCGCAGGCCGATCATCGACTGTATGGCGTCGCCGACGCGGCGGACGCCTGGTCCGTGGGACGCTGGAGCCGCGCTGTCATGGCGTTGCTCGACGACATCCGTGACCAAGGCCGGTCGGCGATTCTGGTGGGCGGGACCGGCCTCTATTTCACCAGCCTGACACGCGGCCTGGCCGATATTCCTGCGGTGCCAACCGCGGTGCGCGATCAGATGGATGCCGACTACAAGGCGCTCGGCGAGTCAGCTTTCCGCCGGCGCCTGGGGCAGATCGATCCCGAGGCGGCGCAAGCCATCGAACAGGGAGACCGCCAGCGGCTGGTGCGGGCCATGAGCGTCTTCATCGCCAGCGGCCGCGCGCTGAGCGCCTGGAAGGCCGACACTCAGCCCTTGTTGACGCCGGGTTCATGGACCGGATGGGTCAGGGAGCCTGAGCGCCAGCAACTCTATGCAAACTGCGACCAGCGCGTGGACCTGATGATCGATCAGGGAGCGATGGACGAAGTCCAAGCCCTGATGGACCGTGGCTTGAACCCCGCGCTGCCCGCCATGAAGGCGGTCGGGGTCAGAGAACTGGCCGCCTATCTGTCCGGCGATCTGGCCCGCGACGAGGCGATCGCCGCTCTGAAACAAGCCACCCGCAACTACGCCAAACGTCAGCTGACGTGGTTTCGAAACCAGACGCCGGACTGGCGTCGCGACTAA